In Papio anubis isolate 15944 chromosome 20, Panubis1.0, whole genome shotgun sequence, a single window of DNA contains:
- the TSSK6 gene encoding testis-specific serine/threonine-protein kinase 6 gives MSGDKLLSELGYKLGRTIGEGSYSKVKVATSKKYKGTVAIKVVDRRRAPPDFVNKFLPRELSILRGVRHPHIVHVFEFIEVCNGKLYIVMEAAATDLLQAVQRNGRIPGVQARDLFAQIAGAVRYLHDHHLVHRDLKCENVLLSPDERRVKLTDFGFGRQAHGYPDLSTTYCGSAAYASPEVLLGIPYDPKKYDVWSMGVVLYVMVTGCMPFDDSDIAGLPRRQKRGVLYPEGLELSERCKALIAELLQFSPSARPSAGQVARNCWLRTGDSG, from the coding sequence ATGTCGGGAGACAAACTTCTGAGCGAACTCGGTTATAAGCTGGGCCGCACAATTGGAGAGGGCAGCTACTCCAAGGTGAAGGTGGCCACATCCAAGAAGTACAAGGGTACCGTGGCCATCAAGGTGGTGGACCGGCGGCGAGCGCCCCCGGACTTCGTCAACAAGTTCCTGCCGCGAGAGCTGTCCATTCTGCGGGGCGTGCGACACCCGCACATCGTGCACGTCTTCGAGTTCATCGAGGTGTGCAACGGGAAACTGTACATCGTGATGGAAGCGGCTGCCACCGACCTGCTGCAAGCTGTGCAGCGCAACGGGCGCATCCCCGGAGTGCAGGCGCGCGACCTCTTCGCGCAGATCGCCGGCGCCGTGCGCTACCTGCACGATCACCACCTGGTGCACCGCGACCTCAAGTGCGAAAACGTGCTGCTGAGCCCGGACGAGCGCCGCGTCAAGCTCACCGACTTCGGGTTCGGCCGCCAGGCCCATGGCTACCCAGACCTGAGCACCACCTACTGCGGCTCAGCCGCCTACGCGTCACCCGAGGTGCTCCTGGGCATCCCCTACGACCCCAAGAAGTATGATGTGTGGAGCATGGGCGTCGTGCTCTACGTCATGGTCACCGGGTGCATGCCCTTCGACGACTCGGACATTGCCGGCCTGCCCAGGCGCCAGAAGCGCGGCGTGCTCTACCCCGAAGGCCTCGAGCTCTCCGAGCGCTGCAAGGCCCTGATCGCCGAGCTGCTGCAGTTCAGCCCGTCCGCCAGGCCCTCGGCGGGCCAGGTAGCGCGCAACTGCTGGCTGCGCACCGGGGACTCTGGCTAG
- the YJEFN3 gene encoding yjeF N-terminal domain-containing protein 3 isoform X1 produces MLPLPCPEEETEAWGRQSWLEQIWNTLAVCQSTAEAAALERELLEDYRFGRQQLVELCGHASAVAVTKAFPLPALSRKQRTVLVVCGPEQNGAVGLVCARHLRVFEYEPTIFYPMRSLDLLHRDLTTQCEKMDIPFLSYLPTEVQLINEAYGLVVDAVLGPGVEPGEVGGPCTRALATLKLLSIPLVSLDIPSGWDAETGSDAEDGLRPDVLVSLAAPKRCAGRFSGRHHFVAGRFVPDDVRRKFALRLPGYTGTDCVAAL; encoded by the exons ATGCTACCACTCCCTTgtccagaggaggaaactgaggcctggggaagGCAGTCATGGCTAGAGCAGATTTGGAACACACTGGCTGTTTGCCAGAG CACCGCGGAGGCAGCCGCCCTGGAGCGGGAGCTGCTGGAGGATTATCGCTTTGGGCGGCAGCAGCTCGTGGAGCTGTGCGGTCATGCTAGTGCTGTGGCTGTGACCAAG GCGTTCCCGTTGCCCGCTCTCTCCCGGAAGCAGAGGACGGTGCTGGTCGTGTGTGGCCCGGAACAGAACGGGGCAGTGGGGCTGGTCTGTGCCCGTCACCTGCGGGTGTTT GAGTACGAACCCACCATCTTCTACCCCATGCGCTCGCTGGACCTGCTGCATCGGGACCTGACCACCCAGTGTGAGAAGATGGACATCCCCTTCCTGAGCTACCTGCCCACTGAG GTGCAGCTCATTAACGAAGCCTACGGGCTGGTGGTGGACGCCGTGCTGGGCCCCGGCGTGGAGCCGGGCGAGGTCGGGGGCCCCTGCACTCGCGCGCTGGCCACGCTCAAGCTGCTGTCTATCCCCCTCGTGAGCCTGGACATCCCCTCAG GCTGGGACGCAGAGACCGGCAGCGATGCGGAGGACGGGCTGCGGCCTGACGTGCTGGTGTCTCTCGCCGCGCCCAAGCGCTGCGCCGGCCGCTTCTCTGGGCGCCACCACTTCGTGGCCGGCAGGTTCGTGCCCGACGACGTGCGCCGCAAGTTCGCCCTGCGCCTGCCAGGATACACGGGCACCGACTGCGTCGCGGCACTGTGA
- the NDUFA13 gene encoding NADH dehydrogenase [ubiquinone] 1 alpha subcomplex subunit 13 isoform X2: MEMSKVKQDMPPPGGYGPIDYKRNLPRRGLSGYSMLAIGIGALLYGHWSMMKWNRERRRLQIEDFEARIALMPLFQAETDRRTLRMLRENLEEEAIIMKDVPDWKVGESVFHTTRWVPPLIGELYGLRTTEEAIHANHGFMWYT, from the exons ATGGAGATGTCGAAGGTGAAGCAGGACATGCCCCCGCCGGGGGGCTATGGGCCCATCGACTACAAACGAAACTTGCCGCGTCGAGGACTGTCGG GCTACAGCATGCTGGCCATAGGCATTGGAGCCCTGCTGTACGGGCACTGGAGCATGATGAAGTGGAACCGTGAGCGCAG GCGCCTACAGATCGAGGACTTCGAGGCCCGCATCGCGCTGATGCCACTGTTCCAGGCAGAAACTGACCGGAG GACCTTGCGGATGCTTCGGGAGAACCTGGAGGAGGAGGCCATCATCATGAAGGACGTGCCCGACTGGAAG GTGGGAGAGTCTGTGTTCCACACAACCCGCTGGGTGCCCCCCTTGATCGGGGAGCTGTATGGGCTGCGCACCACGGAGGAGGCTATCCATGCCAACCACGGCTTCATGTGGTATACATAG
- the YJEFN3 gene encoding yjeF N-terminal domain-containing protein 3 isoform X2, with amino-acid sequence MSSAAGPDPSEAPEERRFLSTAEAAALERELLEDYRFGRQQLVELCGHASAVAVTKAFPLPALSRKQRTVLVVCGPEQNGAVGLVCARHLRVFEYEPTIFYPMRSLDLLHRDLTTQCEKMDIPFLSYLPTEVQLINEAYGLVVDAVLGPGVEPGEVGGPCTRALATLKLLSIPLVSLDIPSGWDAETGSDAEDGLRPDVLVSLAAPKRCAGRFSGRHHFVAGRFVPDDVRRKFALRLPGYTGTDCVAAL; translated from the exons ATGAGCAGCGCAGCCGGCCCAGACCCGTCGGAGGCGCCCGAGGAGCGGCGTTTCCTCAG CACCGCGGAGGCAGCCGCCCTGGAGCGGGAGCTGCTGGAGGATTATCGCTTTGGGCGGCAGCAGCTCGTGGAGCTGTGCGGTCATGCTAGTGCTGTGGCTGTGACCAAG GCGTTCCCGTTGCCCGCTCTCTCCCGGAAGCAGAGGACGGTGCTGGTCGTGTGTGGCCCGGAACAGAACGGGGCAGTGGGGCTGGTCTGTGCCCGTCACCTGCGGGTGTTT GAGTACGAACCCACCATCTTCTACCCCATGCGCTCGCTGGACCTGCTGCATCGGGACCTGACCACCCAGTGTGAGAAGATGGACATCCCCTTCCTGAGCTACCTGCCCACTGAG GTGCAGCTCATTAACGAAGCCTACGGGCTGGTGGTGGACGCCGTGCTGGGCCCCGGCGTGGAGCCGGGCGAGGTCGGGGGCCCCTGCACTCGCGCGCTGGCCACGCTCAAGCTGCTGTCTATCCCCCTCGTGAGCCTGGACATCCCCTCAG GCTGGGACGCAGAGACCGGCAGCGATGCGGAGGACGGGCTGCGGCCTGACGTGCTGGTGTCTCTCGCCGCGCCCAAGCGCTGCGCCGGCCGCTTCTCTGGGCGCCACCACTTCGTGGCCGGCAGGTTCGTGCCCGACGACGTGCGCCGCAAGTTCGCCCTGCGCCTGCCAGGATACACGGGCACCGACTGCGTCGCGGCACTGTGA
- the NDUFA13 gene encoding NADH dehydrogenase [ubiquinone] 1 alpha subcomplex subunit 13 isoform X1: MAVAVCHFRLGPEVWNTASMEMSKVKQDMPPPGGYGPIDYKRNLPRRGLSGYSMLAIGIGALLYGHWSMMKWNRERRRLQIEDFEARIALMPLFQAETDRRTLRMLRENLEEEAIIMKDVPDWKVGESVFHTTRWVPPLIGELYGLRTTEEAIHANHGFMWYT; this comes from the exons ATGGCGGTGGCAGTATGTCACTTCCGCCTGGGACCGGAAGTGTGGAATACTGCGAGCATGGAGATGTCGAAGGTGAAGCAGGACATGCCCCCGCCGGGGGGCTATGGGCCCATCGACTACAAACGAAACTTGCCGCGTCGAGGACTGTCGG GCTACAGCATGCTGGCCATAGGCATTGGAGCCCTGCTGTACGGGCACTGGAGCATGATGAAGTGGAACCGTGAGCGCAG GCGCCTACAGATCGAGGACTTCGAGGCCCGCATCGCGCTGATGCCACTGTTCCAGGCAGAAACTGACCGGAG GACCTTGCGGATGCTTCGGGAGAACCTGGAGGAGGAGGCCATCATCATGAAGGACGTGCCCGACTGGAAG GTGGGAGAGTCTGTGTTCCACACAACCCGCTGGGTGCCCCCCTTGATCGGGGAGCTGTATGGGCTGCGCACCACGGAGGAGGCTATCCATGCCAACCACGGCTTCATGTGGTATACATAG